A region from the Brachyspira hampsonii genome encodes:
- a CDS encoding PTS transporter subunit EIIB, whose amino-acid sequence MMHSNKKDIKFILPMNLLGGRENIVKVNNCATRLRLEVKDADKVNAEDIKKYYPAVQKISNTEVHIIVGTNASELAESLERILAFDDDPSNMAMTLLPLIGGRENIVKVNNCATRLRLEVKDADKVNAEEIKKYYPAVQKISDKEVHIIVGTSVRDLAEDLEKLLTSYETNNQNMTYANDALMLIPLLGGIDNILKVNNCATRLRLTLKDVNKANIEEIKKYYPAVQKISDTELHIIVGTSVSELAKDLEKLLESQSVKTALLLPLVGGIENITKVSNCATRLRLEIKDINKVDIESIKKYFPAVEKINDNEIHIVVGTNANELANEFKKFVI is encoded by the coding sequence ATGATGCATTCAAATAAAAAAGATATAAAGTTTATACTTCCTATGAATTTACTTGGCGGAAGAGAAAATATAGTAAAAGTAAATAATTGTGCTACTAGATTAAGACTTGAGGTTAAAGATGCTGATAAAGTAAATGCTGAAGATATAAAAAAATATTATCCTGCAGTGCAGAAAATAAGTAATACAGAAGTACATATTATAGTTGGTACAAATGCCAGCGAACTAGCTGAATCTTTAGAGAGAATATTAGCTTTTGATGATGATCCTTCTAATATGGCTATGACTCTTCTTCCTTTGATTGGAGGCAGAGAAAATATAGTGAAAGTAAATAATTGTGCTACTAGATTAAGACTTGAGGTTAAAGATGCTGATAAGGTTAATGCTGAGGAGATAAAAAAATATTATCCTGCAGTACAAAAGATAAGCGATAAAGAAGTGCATATAATAGTCGGAACTTCTGTAAGGGATCTTGCTGAGGATTTAGAAAAGTTGCTTACTTCTTATGAAACTAATAATCAAAATATGACTTATGCTAATGATGCATTAATGCTTATTCCTTTGCTTGGAGGAATAGATAATATATTAAAAGTTAATAATTGTGCTACTAGATTAAGGCTTACTTTAAAAGATGTTAATAAAGCAAATATTGAAGAGATAAAAAAATATTATCCTGCTGTGCAAAAGATAAGTGATACAGAATTGCATATAATAGTCGGAACTTCTGTAAGCGAGCTTGCTAAGGATTTAGAAAAACTATTAGAAAGCCAAAGTGTAAAAACAGCATTGCTTCTTCCATTAGTCGGCGGAATAGAAAATATAACTAAAGTAAGTAATTGTGCCACTAGATTAAGACTAGAAATAAAAGATATTAATAAAGTTGATATTGAAAGTATAAAGAAATATTTTCCGGCTGTTGAAAAGATAAATGATAATGAGATTCATATAGTTGTTGGCACTAATGCTAATGAACTTGCAAATGAATTTAAAAAATTTGTAATATAA
- a CDS encoding Gfo/Idh/MocA family protein, translating into MVAIIGGGFISNIHAQCYKNLDVQIEAIADISEEVRNNFASKFNCKAYESAEKMLEEISDKIEIVDICAPTFLHEEMIELAYKYNKHIICEKPLSIHLNKVDEIISKFKNSDKYLMTAQVIRFWPEYVKIKEWIDNGTLGNIKLVSAKRLAQHPKSKWFYDPSKSGGGIFELHIHDTDFLCYLFGDVKEVYANGSQDENKSWDFINSSIKFKNGVSAVSQGAFGITENYPFTANFKVIGDKGTAEFNLSAGVNLDSGSTNSLTLYRNGHEPIVENVGNRDAYEIELEYFINCVKNKTYPDTVNLDSIRKSIETTINLIKSLETGNVIKY; encoded by the coding sequence ATGGTAGCTATAATTGGCGGAGGATTTATAAGTAATATACATGCTCAATGTTATAAAAATCTAGATGTACAAATAGAGGCTATTGCTGATATAAGCGAAGAAGTAAGAAACAATTTTGCATCTAAATTTAACTGTAAAGCTTATGAATCTGCTGAAAAAATGCTTGAAGAAATATCTGATAAAATAGAAATAGTAGATATATGTGCACCAACTTTTTTACATGAAGAAATGATTGAACTTGCATATAAATATAACAAACATATTATATGCGAAAAACCTCTATCTATTCATTTAAATAAAGTTGATGAGATAATATCTAAATTTAAAAATTCTGACAAATATTTAATGACAGCACAGGTAATAAGGTTTTGGCCTGAATATGTAAAAATTAAAGAATGGATAGATAATGGAACATTAGGAAATATAAAATTAGTATCTGCCAAAAGATTAGCTCAGCATCCGAAAAGTAAATGGTTTTATGATCCTTCTAAAAGCGGAGGCGGTATATTTGAGCTTCATATACATGATACAGATTTTTTATGCTATTTATTTGGAGATGTAAAAGAAGTATATGCCAACGGATCTCAAGATGAAAATAAATCTTGGGATTTTATAAACAGTTCTATAAAATTCAAAAACGGTGTGAGTGCGGTTTCGCAAGGAGCTTTCGGAATTACTGAAAATTATCCATTCACTGCTAATTTTAAAGTAATAGGAGATAAAGGAACTGCTGAATTCAATCTTTCTGCCGGCGTTAATCTTGACAGCGGAAGTACAAACAGTTTGACACTCTATAGAAATGGACATGAACCTATTGTAGAAAATGTCGGAAATAGAGATGCTTATGAAATAGAATTAGAATATTTTATTAACTGTGTGAAAAATAAAACTTATCCTGATACTGTTAATTTGGATTCTATTAGAAAATCTATAGAAACGACTATTAATCTAATAAAATCTTTAGAAACTGGAAATGTTATAAAATATTGA
- a CDS encoding ABC transporter substrate-binding protein, producing MKKLFLLGASVFLLFILFACGKADDPNKKKIVYWSMWNEVEPQGQVIKAAIEDFMKKHPDITVEVNWNGREIRKTLQPALDNNQTIDIWDEDLERTIRTWGKYALPLDDYIAKSYEGTDGKAYQDVVIKSLLDLGKTFSDDGKLYAVPYQPFTFLIMYNKDHFAKAGITKVPETWAEFKDACAKLKAAEFIPITVDDAYVDVIIGYQIARYKGSDWVKKLVQEGLWDDPAVLQAAKDWEEMYKLGYISPNVAGNKYPQGQQEIANGEVSMYLNGTWLVNEIMPTTGPDFPWGQFAYPTVPNGVSGLYDLNYGGQSFQVNKNTQYPEEVFQLIVHLTTGEWDKQLAEKTYGVPMANTTDWPKQLTDAKEVFSKLGSCYPWAGGIEFNPDKTPIITAAFTGVLTGKNTAEQFIAEVKK from the coding sequence ATGAAGAAGTTATTTTTATTAGGGGCTAGTGTATTTTTATTGTTTATATTATTTGCCTGCGGTAAAGCAGATGATCCAAATAAGAAAAAAATAGTATACTGGTCAATGTGGAATGAGGTAGAACCGCAAGGACAAGTTATCAAAGCGGCTATAGAAGATTTTATGAAAAAACATCCGGATATTACTGTTGAAGTTAACTGGAACGGTAGAGAAATTAGAAAAACTTTACAGCCGGCATTGGATAATAATCAAACAATAGATATATGGGATGAAGATTTAGAAAGAACTATAAGAACTTGGGGTAAATATGCATTGCCTTTAGATGATTATATTGCTAAAAGTTATGAAGGTACTGACGGAAAAGCATATCAAGATGTTGTAATAAAATCACTTTTAGATTTAGGAAAAACTTTTTCAGATGACGGCAAACTTTATGCTGTACCATATCAGCCATTTACTTTTTTAATTATGTATAATAAAGACCATTTTGCTAAAGCAGGTATTACAAAAGTTCCTGAAACTTGGGCAGAGTTTAAAGATGCTTGTGCTAAATTAAAAGCAGCAGAATTTATACCTATAACTGTAGATGATGCTTATGTTGATGTAATAATTGGTTATCAAATTGCAAGATATAAAGGATCTGATTGGGTAAAAAAATTAGTACAAGAGGGATTATGGGATGATCCGGCAGTTTTACAAGCTGCTAAAGATTGGGAAGAAATGTATAAATTAGGTTATATATCTCCTAATGTTGCTGGTAATAAATATCCTCAAGGTCAGCAGGAAATAGCAAACGGCGAAGTATCTATGTACTTGAATGGTACTTGGTTAGTAAATGAAATTATGCCTACAACAGGTCCTGATTTCCCTTGGGGACAATTCGCTTATCCTACAGTTCCTAATGGAGTATCCGGTCTTTATGATTTGAATTACGGCGGACAATCTTTTCAAGTTAATAAGAATACTCAATATCCTGAAGAAGTATTCCAATTAATAGTTCATCTTACTACAGGGGAATGGGATAAACAATTAGCAGAGAAAACTTACGGTGTTCCTATGGCTAATACTACAGATTGGCCTAAACAATTAACAGATGCTAAAGAAGTATTCTCTAAATTAGGTTCTTGCTATCCTTGGGCCGGCGGTATAGAATTTAATCCTGATAAAACTCCGATTATAACAGCAGCATTTACAGGCGTTCTTACAGGTAAAAATACTGCTGAACAATTTATAGCAGAGGTAAAAAAATAA
- a CDS encoding Gfo/Idh/MocA family protein gives MVKVAIVGGGFMGTTHAKGYKNIGVEIVAIADIDKKAKEDFMKTYNCKGFDTAQSMMEAIHSEIDFLDVCIPTYQHEEMVLLAAKYNKHVLSEKPFALTLEAIDNMLDAAQKANSIFMIGQVLHFWPEYAKIKEWVDQGIFGEIKLATAVRLGQHPVSEWYGDPKKSGGGIYDLHVHDIDFLCYLFGDVKEVYATGKKARKDSWNFVDSTLRFKNGVNATAQAAFGITDNYPFSMNLRIVGEKATAEFSFSAGFNLEDIASARNSLILYRNGEQPHQEPPSTRDPYEIEVEYFANCVKEGKQPEIVKPKEVKKSIQAILALIKSLETGQVVKI, from the coding sequence ATGGTAAAAGTGGCAATAGTAGGCGGCGGTTTTATGGGTACAACTCATGCCAAAGGATATAAAAATATTGGTGTAGAAATTGTTGCTATTGCTGATATAGATAAAAAAGCAAAAGAAGACTTTATGAAAACTTATAATTGTAAAGGATTCGATACTGCTCAAAGTATGATGGAAGCAATACATTCTGAAATAGATTTTCTAGATGTATGCATACCAACTTATCAGCATGAAGAAATGGTTTTACTTGCAGCTAAATATAATAAGCATGTATTAAGTGAAAAGCCATTTGCTTTGACTTTAGAAGCTATAGACAATATGCTTGACGCTGCTCAAAAAGCTAACAGCATATTTATGATAGGACAGGTACTGCATTTCTGGCCTGAATATGCTAAAATTAAAGAATGGGTTGATCAAGGCATATTCGGAGAAATTAAATTAGCTACTGCGGTAAGACTTGGTCAGCACCCTGTAAGCGAATGGTATGGAGATCCGAAAAAAAGCGGAGGCGGTATATATGACTTGCATGTACATGATATAGATTTCTTATGCTATTTATTTGGAGATGTAAAAGAAGTATATGCTACAGGAAAAAAAGCTAGAAAAGATTCTTGGAATTTTGTTGACAGTACATTGAGATTCAAAAATGGTGTAAATGCAACTGCTCAGGCGGCTTTCGGTATTACTGATAATTATCCTTTCTCTATGAATTTAAGAATAGTAGGAGAAAAAGCTACAGCTGAATTTTCATTCTCAGCAGGATTTAATTTAGAAGATATAGCTTCTGCAAGAAATTCTTTAATTTTATATAGAAACGGAGAACAGCCTCATCAGGAACCACCAAGCACAAGAGACCCTTATGAAATAGAAGTAGAATATTTTGCAAATTGCGTTAAAGAAGGCAAGCAGCCTGAAATTGTAAAACCTAAAGAAGTAAAAAAATCTATACAAGCTATTTTAGCTTTGATTAAATCATTAGAAACAGGTCAGGTAGTTAAAATATAA
- the nagE gene encoding N-acetylglucosamine-specific PTS transporter subunit IIBC: MFNYLQRIGKSLMVPVAVLPAAAILLGIGYWIDPNGWGAQSPVAAFFIKAGGSIIDNMPILFAIGVAFGMSNDRNGAAALAGLVAFLVVTTLLAPATVAMIQSKDVADVAPGFAKINNQFIGILCGVIAGALYNKFWNVELPKFLAFFSGRRFVPIVTSVVMMVVSFILMLIWPVVYGALVGFGEAIIGLGPIGAGIYGFFNRLLIPVGLHHALNSVFWFDVAGINDIPNFLGGQASIDAGKAIIGQTGMYQAGFFPIMMFGLVGACLAFIKNAKPENRANIRSIMLAAAFASFFTGVTEPIEFSFMFVAPVLYLVHAALTCISLIIAASMKWMAGFGFSAGFIDLVLSTRNPLAVNWYMLVVQGLVFFVLYFVIFDFAIRKFDLKTPGREDDDSDAGVSLGVSNKSYADKAILLLPLLGGVENIVNVDNCATRLRLEVKDNSIIKDAEIKKSFPGVLKPGKTSVQVIVGTDVQFLADEFKKLVNK, from the coding sequence ATGTTTAATTATCTACAAAGAATAGGTAAGTCCCTAATGGTTCCGGTTGCTGTATTACCAGCTGCAGCTATTCTTTTGGGAATAGGTTATTGGATTGACCCAAATGGCTGGGGTGCTCAAAGCCCTGTTGCAGCATTTTTCATTAAAGCAGGCGGCTCTATTATAGACAATATGCCTATACTTTTTGCTATTGGTGTTGCGTTCGGTATGTCTAATGATAGAAATGGTGCTGCTGCTCTAGCTGGTTTGGTTGCTTTCCTCGTTGTTACAACTCTTTTAGCTCCTGCAACAGTAGCTATGATTCAAAGTAAAGATGTTGCTGATGTAGCTCCTGGTTTTGCTAAAATCAATAACCAATTTATAGGTATACTTTGCGGAGTTATTGCGGGTGCTTTATATAATAAATTCTGGAATGTAGAACTTCCTAAATTTTTAGCATTCTTCAGCGGAAGAAGATTTGTACCTATAGTAACTTCTGTAGTTATGATGGTTGTTTCTTTTATTTTAATGCTTATTTGGCCTGTTGTTTACGGAGCTTTAGTAGGATTTGGTGAAGCTATAATAGGTCTTGGTCCTATAGGAGCAGGTATTTATGGTTTCTTTAATAGATTATTAATCCCTGTTGGTTTGCACCATGCTCTTAACTCTGTATTCTGGTTTGATGTTGCCGGTATTAATGATATACCTAATTTCTTAGGCGGTCAGGCTTCTATAGATGCAGGAAAAGCTATTATAGGACAAACAGGTATGTATCAGGCAGGATTCTTCCCTATTATGATGTTCGGATTAGTAGGTGCTTGTTTGGCATTCATTAAAAATGCTAAGCCTGAAAACAGAGCTAATATCAGATCTATAATGTTAGCAGCTGCTTTTGCCAGCTTTTTTACAGGTGTTACAGAACCTATAGAATTCTCATTTATGTTTGTTGCTCCTGTTTTATATTTAGTACATGCTGCATTAACTTGTATATCATTGATTATTGCTGCTAGTATGAAATGGATGGCTGGTTTCGGATTCTCTGCTGGTTTTATAGATTTAGTTCTTTCTACTAGAAATCCGTTAGCTGTTAATTGGTATATGTTGGTAGTACAAGGTTTAGTATTCTTTGTATTATATTTTGTTATATTCGATTTTGCTATTAGAAAATTTGATTTGAAAACTCCTGGAAGAGAAGATGATGATTCTGATGCTGGTGTAAGTTTAGGTGTTTCTAATAAATCTTATGCTGATAAAGCTATTCTTTTGCTTCCTCTATTAGGCGGTGTTGAGAATATAGTTAATGTTGATAACTGTGCTACAAGATTGAGATTAGAAGTAAAAGATAATAGTATAATAAAAGATGCTGAAATTAAGAAATCTTTCCCTGGAGTATTAAAACCGGGAAAAACTTCTGTGCAGGTTATAGTAGGTACTGATGTTCAATTCTTGGCAGATGAGTTTAAAAAATTAGTTAATAAATAA
- a CDS encoding carbohydrate ABC transporter permease yields the protein MLKKTRLPMIILFLAPAVLLYLLIFFYPIIKTVIMSFFKMDSISAKIAEWEFVGLGNYGNLLNSQVFMQSLKNVFFIWLIGGIIIFFFAILFAVILTSGVKFKSFYRSIIYLPNVVSAVAMATMWIHYVYNSRYGLLRNIFSFLHIEKLAEFQWTSPENVFMALVIAYSFGMVGYFMLIFMAGIERIPSDFYEAATIDGANAFQQFFQITLPLLSDVIRTNVVLWTINAVGFFVWSQLFSPLIPEPGTVTPMVYMYQEVFGANNNVIIDRNVGNGAAVGVVLTLIIVISFAVTNIVFKDKKLEF from the coding sequence ATGCTAAAAAAAACTAGATTACCAATGATAATACTGTTTTTAGCTCCAGCAGTTTTACTTTATCTGTTAATCTTTTTTTATCCTATTATAAAAACTGTTATAATGAGTTTTTTTAAGATGGATTCTATATCTGCAAAAATTGCAGAATGGGAGTTTGTTGGTTTAGGAAATTACGGCAACCTTTTGAATAGTCAAGTATTTATGCAATCTTTAAAAAATGTATTTTTTATATGGCTTATAGGAGGTATTATTATATTTTTCTTTGCCATTCTTTTTGCTGTAATTCTTACTTCAGGAGTAAAATTTAAATCATTTTATAGGTCTATTATATATTTGCCTAATGTTGTGTCTGCTGTTGCTATGGCTACTATGTGGATACACTATGTTTATAATTCAAGATACGGACTTTTAAGAAATATATTCAGCTTTTTACATATAGAAAAATTGGCTGAATTTCAATGGACTTCCCCAGAGAATGTTTTTATGGCTTTGGTTATAGCTTATTCTTTTGGTATGGTTGGCTACTTTATGCTTATATTTATGGCTGGTATAGAAAGAATTCCTTCAGACTTTTATGAGGCTGCTACTATAGACGGAGCAAATGCATTTCAGCAATTTTTCCAAATAACTTTGCCTCTTCTTTCTGATGTTATCAGAACTAATGTTGTTTTATGGACTATTAATGCAGTTGGTTTCTTTGTATGGTCTCAATTATTCTCGCCTTTAATTCCTGAGCCTGGTACTGTTACTCCTATGGTTTATATGTATCAAGAGGTGTTTGGGGCAAATAATAATGTAATTATAGATAGAAATGTAGGAAATGGTGCTGCTGTAGGAGTTGTACTTACTTTAATTATTGTTATATCTTTTGCTGTTACTAATATAGTATTTAAAGATAAGAAATTAGAGTTTTAA
- a CDS encoding sugar phosphate isomerase/epimerase family protein: MLKKGINVWAFPGGTPYKDMFTIAKDAGFEGIELSLTEDGPLGLKSSEKDILEVKKMANDMGLQIHSFASDLAWGNPLTSENEKIRENGVNNIKRQIEVASILGADTILLVPGYVGVDFIPDSEVIYYEDAYKRAKECISKTVETAEKFKVAIGIENVWNKFLISAMEMKNFIDEFKSDYVGSYFDVGNVIYMGYPEQWIKVLGKRIKKVHFKDYRRAVGTLDGFVDLLAGDVNYPDVVAALNEIGYDSFCTAEMIPPYKYYPYQIIYNTSASMDAILGRKKFPC, from the coding sequence ATGTTAAAAAAAGGTATAAATGTTTGGGCTTTTCCTGGAGGAACTCCTTATAAAGATATGTTCACAATTGCAAAAGATGCAGGTTTTGAAGGAATCGAATTAAGTCTTACAGAAGATGGACCTTTAGGATTAAAGAGTTCAGAAAAAGATATATTAGAAGTAAAAAAAATGGCTAATGATATGGGACTTCAAATTCATAGTTTTGCTTCTGATTTAGCTTGGGGCAATCCTCTTACATCTGAAAATGAAAAAATTAGAGAAAATGGCGTTAATAATATAAAAAGACAAATAGAAGTAGCTTCTATACTTGGTGCTGATACTATTCTTTTGGTACCCGGTTATGTAGGAGTTGATTTCATACCGGACAGCGAAGTTATTTATTATGAAGATGCTTATAAAAGAGCTAAAGAATGCATTTCTAAAACTGTAGAAACTGCTGAAAAATTTAAAGTTGCTATAGGGATAGAAAATGTTTGGAATAAATTCTTAATTTCTGCTATGGAAATGAAAAACTTTATAGATGAATTCAAAAGCGATTATGTAGGTTCATATTTTGATGTAGGTAATGTAATTTATATGGGTTATCCTGAACAATGGATAAAAGTTCTTGGAAAAAGAATTAAAAAAGTACATTTCAAAGATTATAGAAGAGCTGTAGGCACTTTAGACGGATTTGTTGATTTACTTGCAGGAGATGTTAACTATCCTGATGTTGTTGCTGCTTTAAATGAAATTGGATATGACAGTTTCTGTACTGCTGAAATGATTCCGCCTTATAAATATTACCCATATCAGATAATATACAATACTTCTGCTTCTATGGATGCTATTCTTGGAAGAAAGAAATTCCCTTGCTGA